Proteins from one Pleuronectes platessa chromosome 16, fPlePla1.1, whole genome shotgun sequence genomic window:
- the cyth3b gene encoding cytohesin-3 isoform X1, translated as MGTGVRKRRCVPEDLSLEEKDELSNIRRRKKELLDDIERLKFEIAEVMTEIEQLTCVGESKTTQRNKQIAMGRKKFNMDPKKGIQFLLENDLLQHTPEDIAQFLYKGEGLNKTVIGDYLGERDDFNIKVLQAFVELHEFADLNLVQALRQFLWSFRLPGEAQKIDRMMEAFASRYCQCNPGVFQSTDTCYVLSFAIIMLNTSLHNPNVRDKPPVERFISMNRGINEGGDLPEDLLRNLYDSIKSEPFKIPEDDGNDLTHTFFNPDREGWLLKLGGRVKTWKRRWFILTDNCLYYFEYTTDKEPRGIIPLENLSIREVEEPRKPNCFELYNPNHKGQVIKACKTEADGRVVEGNHVVYRISAPTPEEKEEWIKSIKASISRDPFYDMLATRKRRIANKK; from the exons ATGGGAACTGGAGTGAGGAAACGGAGATGTG TACCCGAGGACCTGTCTTTGGAGGAAAAAGATGAGCTGTCGAACATACGACGCAGGAAAAAAGAGCTGCTGGATGATATTGAA CGGCTGAAGTTTGAGATCGCAGAGGTCATGACTGAGATTGAGCAGCTAACCTGTGTGGGGGAGAG caaaaccacacagagaaacaaacagatcgCCATGGGCAGAAAGAAGTTCAACATGGACCCTAAAAAG GGAATCCAGTTTCTTTTGGAGAATGATCTTCTGCAGCACACTCCGGAAGACATTGCACAGTTTCTCTACAAAGGCGAGGGGCTCAACAAAACGGTCATCGGGGACTACTTGGGGGAACG GGACGACTTCAACATCAAGGTCCTCCAGGCATTTGTGGAGCTTCATGAGTTTGCGGACCTCAACCTCGTACAAGCCTTAAG GCAGTTTCTGTGGAGCTTCAGACTTCCTGGCGAAGCCCAGAAGATTGATCGCATGATGGAGGCATTTGCTTCCAGGTACTGCCAATGCAATCCTGGAGTCTTCCAGTCCACag ACACCTGCTATGTCCTATCGTTTGCCATCATTATGCTGAACACCAGCCTGCACAATCCCAACGTCAGAGACAAGCCCCCTGTGGAGCGCTTCATCTCCATGAACAGAGGGATCAATGAGGGGGGGGACCTCCCAGAGGATCTACTCAGG aatCTATACGACAGCATCAAGAGTGAACCCTTTAAGATCCCAGAGGATGATGGGAACGACCTGACGCACACGTTCTTCAACCCAGACAGAGAGGGCTGGCTGCTCAAATTAG GGGGCCGAGTAAAAACCTGGAAGCGACGGTGGTTCATCCTGACGGACAACTGCCTCTACTACTTTGAATACACAACA GACAAGGAGCCTCGTGGGATCATCCCCCTGGAGAATCTCAGCAtaagggaggtggaggagcccAGGAAACCT AACTGTTTTGAGCTCTACAACCCCAATCACAAGGGCCAGGTGATCAAAGCCTGCAAGACTGAGGCAGATGGCCGCGTTGTGGAGGGAAACCATGTGGTGTACAGGATATCAGCCCCAACgccagaggagaaggaagagtgGATTAAATCCATCAA GGCCAGCATTAGCAGGGACCCCTTCTACGACATGCTGGCCACCAGGAAGAGGCGCATCGCTAACAAGAAGTGA
- the cyth3b gene encoding cytohesin-3 isoform X3, whose amino-acid sequence MCTSLPEDLSLEEKDELSNIRRRKKELLDDIERLKFEIAEVMTEIEQLTCVGESKTTQRNKQIAMGRKKFNMDPKKGIQFLLENDLLQHTPEDIAQFLYKGEGLNKTVIGDYLGERDDFNIKVLQAFVELHEFADLNLVQALRQFLWSFRLPGEAQKIDRMMEAFASRYCQCNPGVFQSTDTCYVLSFAIIMLNTSLHNPNVRDKPPVERFISMNRGINEGGDLPEDLLRNLYDSIKSEPFKIPEDDGNDLTHTFFNPDREGWLLKLGGRVKTWKRRWFILTDNCLYYFEYTTDKEPRGIIPLENLSIREVEEPRKPNCFELYNPNHKGQVIKACKTEADGRVVEGNHVVYRISAPTPEEKEEWIKSIKASISRDPFYDMLATRKRRIANKK is encoded by the exons TACCCGAGGACCTGTCTTTGGAGGAAAAAGATGAGCTGTCGAACATACGACGCAGGAAAAAAGAGCTGCTGGATGATATTGAA CGGCTGAAGTTTGAGATCGCAGAGGTCATGACTGAGATTGAGCAGCTAACCTGTGTGGGGGAGAG caaaaccacacagagaaacaaacagatcgCCATGGGCAGAAAGAAGTTCAACATGGACCCTAAAAAG GGAATCCAGTTTCTTTTGGAGAATGATCTTCTGCAGCACACTCCGGAAGACATTGCACAGTTTCTCTACAAAGGCGAGGGGCTCAACAAAACGGTCATCGGGGACTACTTGGGGGAACG GGACGACTTCAACATCAAGGTCCTCCAGGCATTTGTGGAGCTTCATGAGTTTGCGGACCTCAACCTCGTACAAGCCTTAAG GCAGTTTCTGTGGAGCTTCAGACTTCCTGGCGAAGCCCAGAAGATTGATCGCATGATGGAGGCATTTGCTTCCAGGTACTGCCAATGCAATCCTGGAGTCTTCCAGTCCACag ACACCTGCTATGTCCTATCGTTTGCCATCATTATGCTGAACACCAGCCTGCACAATCCCAACGTCAGAGACAAGCCCCCTGTGGAGCGCTTCATCTCCATGAACAGAGGGATCAATGAGGGGGGGGACCTCCCAGAGGATCTACTCAGG aatCTATACGACAGCATCAAGAGTGAACCCTTTAAGATCCCAGAGGATGATGGGAACGACCTGACGCACACGTTCTTCAACCCAGACAGAGAGGGCTGGCTGCTCAAATTAG GGGGCCGAGTAAAAACCTGGAAGCGACGGTGGTTCATCCTGACGGACAACTGCCTCTACTACTTTGAATACACAACA GACAAGGAGCCTCGTGGGATCATCCCCCTGGAGAATCTCAGCAtaagggaggtggaggagcccAGGAAACCT AACTGTTTTGAGCTCTACAACCCCAATCACAAGGGCCAGGTGATCAAAGCCTGCAAGACTGAGGCAGATGGCCGCGTTGTGGAGGGAAACCATGTGGTGTACAGGATATCAGCCCCAACgccagaggagaaggaagagtgGATTAAATCCATCAA GGCCAGCATTAGCAGGGACCCCTTCTACGACATGCTGGCCACCAGGAAGAGGCGCATCGCTAACAAGAAGTGA
- the cyth3b gene encoding cytohesin-3 isoform X2 — MDEENQVPEDLSLEEKDELSNIRRRKKELLDDIERLKFEIAEVMTEIEQLTCVGESKTTQRNKQIAMGRKKFNMDPKKGIQFLLENDLLQHTPEDIAQFLYKGEGLNKTVIGDYLGERDDFNIKVLQAFVELHEFADLNLVQALRQFLWSFRLPGEAQKIDRMMEAFASRYCQCNPGVFQSTDTCYVLSFAIIMLNTSLHNPNVRDKPPVERFISMNRGINEGGDLPEDLLRNLYDSIKSEPFKIPEDDGNDLTHTFFNPDREGWLLKLGGRVKTWKRRWFILTDNCLYYFEYTTDKEPRGIIPLENLSIREVEEPRKPNCFELYNPNHKGQVIKACKTEADGRVVEGNHVVYRISAPTPEEKEEWIKSIKASISRDPFYDMLATRKRRIANKK, encoded by the exons TACCCGAGGACCTGTCTTTGGAGGAAAAAGATGAGCTGTCGAACATACGACGCAGGAAAAAAGAGCTGCTGGATGATATTGAA CGGCTGAAGTTTGAGATCGCAGAGGTCATGACTGAGATTGAGCAGCTAACCTGTGTGGGGGAGAG caaaaccacacagagaaacaaacagatcgCCATGGGCAGAAAGAAGTTCAACATGGACCCTAAAAAG GGAATCCAGTTTCTTTTGGAGAATGATCTTCTGCAGCACACTCCGGAAGACATTGCACAGTTTCTCTACAAAGGCGAGGGGCTCAACAAAACGGTCATCGGGGACTACTTGGGGGAACG GGACGACTTCAACATCAAGGTCCTCCAGGCATTTGTGGAGCTTCATGAGTTTGCGGACCTCAACCTCGTACAAGCCTTAAG GCAGTTTCTGTGGAGCTTCAGACTTCCTGGCGAAGCCCAGAAGATTGATCGCATGATGGAGGCATTTGCTTCCAGGTACTGCCAATGCAATCCTGGAGTCTTCCAGTCCACag ACACCTGCTATGTCCTATCGTTTGCCATCATTATGCTGAACACCAGCCTGCACAATCCCAACGTCAGAGACAAGCCCCCTGTGGAGCGCTTCATCTCCATGAACAGAGGGATCAATGAGGGGGGGGACCTCCCAGAGGATCTACTCAGG aatCTATACGACAGCATCAAGAGTGAACCCTTTAAGATCCCAGAGGATGATGGGAACGACCTGACGCACACGTTCTTCAACCCAGACAGAGAGGGCTGGCTGCTCAAATTAG GGGGCCGAGTAAAAACCTGGAAGCGACGGTGGTTCATCCTGACGGACAACTGCCTCTACTACTTTGAATACACAACA GACAAGGAGCCTCGTGGGATCATCCCCCTGGAGAATCTCAGCAtaagggaggtggaggagcccAGGAAACCT AACTGTTTTGAGCTCTACAACCCCAATCACAAGGGCCAGGTGATCAAAGCCTGCAAGACTGAGGCAGATGGCCGCGTTGTGGAGGGAAACCATGTGGTGTACAGGATATCAGCCCCAACgccagaggagaaggaagagtgGATTAAATCCATCAA GGCCAGCATTAGCAGGGACCCCTTCTACGACATGCTGGCCACCAGGAAGAGGCGCATCGCTAACAAGAAGTGA
- the cyth3b gene encoding cytohesin-3 isoform X4 yields MTEIEQLTCVGESKTTQRNKQIAMGRKKFNMDPKKGIQFLLENDLLQHTPEDIAQFLYKGEGLNKTVIGDYLGERDDFNIKVLQAFVELHEFADLNLVQALRQFLWSFRLPGEAQKIDRMMEAFASRYCQCNPGVFQSTDTCYVLSFAIIMLNTSLHNPNVRDKPPVERFISMNRGINEGGDLPEDLLRNLYDSIKSEPFKIPEDDGNDLTHTFFNPDREGWLLKLGGRVKTWKRRWFILTDNCLYYFEYTTDKEPRGIIPLENLSIREVEEPRKPNCFELYNPNHKGQVIKACKTEADGRVVEGNHVVYRISAPTPEEKEEWIKSIKASISRDPFYDMLATRKRRIANKK; encoded by the exons ATGACTGAGATTGAGCAGCTAACCTGTGTGGGGGAGAG caaaaccacacagagaaacaaacagatcgCCATGGGCAGAAAGAAGTTCAACATGGACCCTAAAAAG GGAATCCAGTTTCTTTTGGAGAATGATCTTCTGCAGCACACTCCGGAAGACATTGCACAGTTTCTCTACAAAGGCGAGGGGCTCAACAAAACGGTCATCGGGGACTACTTGGGGGAACG GGACGACTTCAACATCAAGGTCCTCCAGGCATTTGTGGAGCTTCATGAGTTTGCGGACCTCAACCTCGTACAAGCCTTAAG GCAGTTTCTGTGGAGCTTCAGACTTCCTGGCGAAGCCCAGAAGATTGATCGCATGATGGAGGCATTTGCTTCCAGGTACTGCCAATGCAATCCTGGAGTCTTCCAGTCCACag ACACCTGCTATGTCCTATCGTTTGCCATCATTATGCTGAACACCAGCCTGCACAATCCCAACGTCAGAGACAAGCCCCCTGTGGAGCGCTTCATCTCCATGAACAGAGGGATCAATGAGGGGGGGGACCTCCCAGAGGATCTACTCAGG aatCTATACGACAGCATCAAGAGTGAACCCTTTAAGATCCCAGAGGATGATGGGAACGACCTGACGCACACGTTCTTCAACCCAGACAGAGAGGGCTGGCTGCTCAAATTAG GGGGCCGAGTAAAAACCTGGAAGCGACGGTGGTTCATCCTGACGGACAACTGCCTCTACTACTTTGAATACACAACA GACAAGGAGCCTCGTGGGATCATCCCCCTGGAGAATCTCAGCAtaagggaggtggaggagcccAGGAAACCT AACTGTTTTGAGCTCTACAACCCCAATCACAAGGGCCAGGTGATCAAAGCCTGCAAGACTGAGGCAGATGGCCGCGTTGTGGAGGGAAACCATGTGGTGTACAGGATATCAGCCCCAACgccagaggagaaggaagagtgGATTAAATCCATCAA GGCCAGCATTAGCAGGGACCCCTTCTACGACATGCTGGCCACCAGGAAGAGGCGCATCGCTAACAAGAAGTGA
- the cacng5b gene encoding voltage-dependent calcium channel gamma-5 subunit — protein sequence MSACSRKALTLLSSVFAISGLGLLGVAVSTDYWLYLEEGVILPLNQSTDIKTALHSGLWRVCSLAGDESGRCFTIEYIMPMNVQMTSESTANMLKMIRSATPFPLVSLFFMFIGFVLSNIGHVRPHRTILAFVSGIFFILSGLALVLGLVLYISSINDEMLNRTKSSEAYFTYNYGWSFAFAAISFLLTESAGVMSVYLFMKRYTAEEIYQPHHPGFYRPRLSNCSGHSGQFLHPQAWSRGRSPSDISSDASLQMSISYPVLLKCPDYDQVSSSPC from the exons ATGAGCGCCTGCAGCAGGAAGGCTCTGACTTTGCTGAGCAGCGTCTTTGCAATCAGCGGCCTGGGGCTGCTGGGAGTGGCCGTCAGCACTGACTACTGGTTGTACCTGGAGGAGGGCGTCATTCTGCCTCTGAACCAGAGCACGGACATCAAGACGGCGCTGCACTCGGGCCTCTGGAGGGTCTGCTCCCTCGCTG GTGACGAGTCTGGTCGGTGTTTTACCATCGAGTACATCATGCCCATGAACGTCCAGATGACGTCCGAGTCCACGGCGAACATGCTCA agaTGATCCGCTCAGCCACTCCCTTCCCTCTGGTCAGCCTGTTCTTCATGTTCATCGGTTTTGTCCTCAGCAACATCGGGCACGTGCGACCGCACCGCACCATCCTGGCCTTCGTCTCTGgaatcttcttcatcctctcag gtcTGGCTCTGGTGTTGGGCCTGGTGCTGTATATTTCCAGTATCAATGATGAAATGTTGAACCGGACTAAAAGCAGTGAGGCCTATTTTACCTACAATTACGGCTGGTCCTTTGCCTTCGCTGCCATCTCCTTCCTGCTCACTGAG AGTGCGGGTGTCATGTCCGTCTACCTGTTCATGAAGCGCTACACAGCCGAGGAGATCTACCAGCCTCACCACCCCGGCTTCTACCGCCCTCGTCTCAGCAACTGCTCCGGCCACTCGGGCCAGTTCCTCCACCCACAGGCCTGGTCCCGTGGACGCAGTCCCTCAGACATCTCCAGCGACGCCTCGCTCCAGATGAGCATCAGCTACCCGGTCCTCCTCAAATGCCCCGACTATGACCAGGTCTCCTCTTCACCCTGTTGA